From Macaca mulatta isolate MMU2019108-1 chromosome 1, T2T-MMU8v2.0, whole genome shotgun sequence, the proteins below share one genomic window:
- the LOC716081 gene encoding PRAME family member 18: MNLQTPPRLLELAGQSLLREEALAISVLEELPRELFPLLFVEAFIRRRCEVLKVMVRAWPFPRLPLGSLMKTPDLEILHYVVDGIDCLLAQKVRPRRWKLQVLDLRDVDENFWTIWSGARPLSCSSKAMSKTQTVEDCPRTGEKQPLKVFMDVCFKEKSLDEGLSFLSGWVQHRRGSVYLCCTKVVNYSTCILNFRNILETVYPDSIQVLEIWNMCWSCIIVEFSRYLSQMRNLRKLFVSDGCHYYLPSPDSKEQLVAAFSSVFRRLDYLQTLYIRRICFFKGYLDRLIRCLKSPLETLALTYGSLEEEDLKCLPRYPSLSQLKQLNLSHGVLRFLRLEPLRALLEKVAATLQTLFLVDCGIGNSKLRVILPALSRCSNLTTFCFHGNDTSMDTLKDLLRHTGRLSKLSLETYPAPRESLDNRGRVVWGLLTPLQAELMRILREVRQPNRIFFGPVSCPCCGTSPTEQLELSFCFWRSPA; this comes from the exons ATGAACCTCCAGACCCCACCCAGACTACTGGAGCTGGCAGGGCAGAGCCTGCTGAGGGAAGAGGCCTTGGCCATCTCCGTCCTGGAGGAGCTGCCCAGGGAGCTCTTCCCCCTGCTGTTTGTAGAGGCCTTCATTAGGAGACGCTGCGAGGTTCTGAAGGTGATGGTGCGGGCCTGGCCCTTCCCCCGCCTCCCTCTGGGGTCCCTGATGAAGACGCCTGATCTGGAGATCTTACATTATGTAGTGGATGGGATTGATTGCCTGCTTGCCCAAAAGGTTCGCCCCAG GAGGTGGAAACTGCAGGTGCTGGATTTGCGGGATGTTGATGAGAATTTCTGGACCATATGGTCTGGAGCCAGGCCCCTGTCCTGCTCCTCAAAGGCCATGAGTAAGACGCAGACAGTGGAGGACTGCCCAAGGACAGGAGAGAAGCAGCCCTTGAAGGTGTTCATGGATGTTTGCTTCAAGGAGAAATCCCTGGATGAAGGTCTGAGCTTCCTCTCTGGGTGGGTCCAGCACAGAAGAGGTTCAGTATACCTGTGCTGTACTAAGGTGGTGAATTATTCAACGTGCATTCTAAATTTCAGAAACATATTGGAAACAGTATACCCAGACAGTATCCAAGTGTTGGAAATTTGGAACATGTGCTGGTCATGTATCATAGTAGAGTTTAGCCGTTACCTGAGCCAGATGAGGAATCTTCGCAAACTCTTTGTCTCCGATGGCTGTCATTATTACCTGCCAAGCCCTGACAGCAAAGAACAGTTAGTTGCTGCATTCAGCTCTGTGTTCCGTAGGCTGGACTACCTCCAGACGCTTTATATAAGAAGGATCTGCTTCTTCAAAGGCTACCTGGACCGGTTGATCAG GTGCCTCAAGAGCCCGTTGGAGACGTTGGCATTAACTTATGGCTCCCTAGAGGAAGAGGACTTGAAGTGTCTGCCCCGGTACCCAAGTCTCAGTCAACTGAAGCAGCTGAATCTGAGTCACGGTGTGCTGCGCTTCCTCCGTCTTGAGCCCCTCCGAGCTCTGCTAGAGAAAGTTGCTGCCACTCTTCAGACCCTCTTCTTAGTGGACTGTGGGATTGGGAACTCCAAACTCAGGGTCATCCTGCCTGCCCTGAGTCGCTGCTCCAACCTCACCACTTTCTGCTTTCACGGCAATGACACCTCCATGGATACTCTGAAGGACCTGCTGCGTCACACAGGCAGGCTGAGCAAGCTGAGCCTGGAAACATATCCTGCCCCTCGGGAGAGTCTTGACAACAGGGGTCGTGTCGTTTGGGGGCTCCTCACCCCACTTCAGGCTGAGCTGATGCGTATACTGAGGGAAGTAAGGCAGCCCAACAGGATCTTCTTCGGTCCCGTCTCCTGCCCTTGCTGTGGCACGTCGCCCACTGAACAACTGGAGCTCAGTTTTTGCTTCTGGAGAAGCCCTGCCTAG
- the LOC100425959 gene encoding PRAME family member 1 isoform X2 — MSIRAPPRLLELAGQSLLRDQGLAVSAMEELPRVLYLPLFMEAFSRRHFEALTVMVQAWPFTRLPLGSLMKTLHLETLKALLEGLHMVLTQKDRPRRWKLQVLDLRDVDENFWAVQPGAWALSCSPEATSMRQTAEDCPRMGEHQPLKVFIDICLKEIPQDECLRYLFRWVYQRRGLVHLCCSKLVNYLTPIKYLRKSLKIIHLDSIQELEIRNMSWPRLIRKLRCYLKEMKNLRKLVFSRCHHYTSDNDLEGRLVAKFGSVFLRLEHLQSLKIKLVTFFSGHLEQLIRCLQNPLENLELTCGYLLEEDVKCLSQYPSLGYLKHLNLSYVPLFRVSLEPLGALLEKVAATLETLILEGCQIHYSQLSAILPGLSCCSQLTTFYFGRNFMSVDALKDLLHHTSGLSKLSLETYPAPDESLNSLVRVDWEIFTPLRAELMRTLREVRQPRRIFIGPTPCPSCGSSPSEELELHLCC; from the exons ATGAGCATCCGGGCCCCACCCAGACTCCTGGAGCTGGCGGGGCAGAGCCTGCTGAGAGACCAGGGCTTGGCCGTCTCTGCCATGGAGGAGCTGCCCAGGGTGCTCTATCTCCCACTCTTCATGGAGGCCTTCAGCAGGAGACACTTCGAGGCTCTGACGGTGATGGTGCAGGCCTGGCCCTTCACCCGCCTCCCTCTGGGATCGCTGATGAAGACGCTTCATCTGGAGACTTTAAAAGCATTGCTGGAAGGGCTTCATATGGTGCTTACACAGAAGGATCGCCCCAG GAGGTGGAAACTTCAAGTTCTGGATTTGCGGGATGTTGATGAGAATTTCTGGGCCGTACAGCCTGGAGCCTGGGCCCTGTCCTGCTCCCCAGAGGCCACGAGTATGAGGCAGACAGCAGAGGACTGTCCGAGGATGGGAGAGCACCAGCCCTTGAAGGTGTTCATAGACATCTGCCTCAAGGAAATACCTCAGGATGAATGCCTGAGATACCTCTTTCGGTGGGTTTACCAAAGGAGAGGTTTAGTACACCTGTGCTGTAGTAAGCTGGTGAATTATCTAACGCCGATTAAATATCTCAGAAAGTCATTGAAAATAATCCACCTGGATAGTATTCAGGAGCTGGAAATCCGCAACATGTCTTGGCCACGTCTGATAAGAAAGCTTCGTTGTTACCTGAAGGAGATGAAGAATCTTCGCAAACTCGTTTTCTCCAGGTGCCATCATTACACGTCAGACAATGACCTCGAGGGACGGTTAGTCGCCAAATTCGGCTCTGTGTTCCTCAGGCTGGAACACCTCCAGTCGCTTAAAATAAAATTGGTCACCTTCTTCAGTGGACACCTGGAACAGCTGATCAG GTGCCTCCAGAACCCTTTGGAGAACTTGGAATTGACTTGTGGCTACCTATTGGAAGAGGACGTGAAGTGTCTCTCCCAGTACCCAAGCCTCGGTTACCTGAAGCATCTGAATCTCAGCTACGTGCCGCTGTTCCGCGTCAGTCTTGAGCCCCTCGGAGCTCTGCTAGAGAAAGTTGCTGCCACTCTCGAGACCCTCATCTTGGAGGGCTGTCAGATCCACTACTCCCAACTCAGTGCCATCCTGCCTGGCCTGAGTTGCTGCTCCCAGCTCACCACCTTCTACTTTGGCAGAAATTTCATGTCTGTGGATGCCCTGAAGGACCTGCTGCACCACACCAGTGGACTGAGCAAGTTAAGCCTGGAGACATATCCCGCCCCTGATGAGAGTTTGAATTCCTTGGTTCGTGTCGATTGGGAGATCTTCACCCCGCTTCGGGCTGAGCTGATGCGGACACTGAGGGAA